One window of the Gemmatimonadota bacterium genome contains the following:
- a CDS encoding methyltransferase domain-containing protein, with protein MGPELFRLHARIEGRHWWFAGRRRVLRALGDAVLPDGGGVVVDIGCGTGANIAAFAAANDAVGVDPSADGVRLARERFPTARFVEGTVPGAGDDEVRRADLVLLTDVIEHVRDDFLLTSSVLALMAPGSHLLLTVPAHPDLWSVHDVTFGHYRRYTADRLRLVWRDLHVTERLLSPYNSRLFPLIRLVRRAGARLGRTTGREGTDLRMPPAPANAALASIFGGEARALLAALREGGPAYRDGLSLIALLRREDGPLEARRRGPDVPGDAHNPNPTTA; from the coding sequence GTGGGCCCCGAGCTCTTTCGGCTGCACGCCCGGATCGAGGGCCGCCACTGGTGGTTCGCGGGCCGCAGGCGCGTCCTGCGCGCTCTGGGCGACGCAGTGCTCCCGGACGGGGGCGGCGTGGTGGTGGACATCGGCTGCGGCACGGGCGCCAACATCGCGGCGTTCGCCGCGGCCAACGACGCGGTGGGGGTGGACCCCTCCGCGGACGGCGTACGCCTGGCGCGCGAGCGATTCCCCACGGCCCGCTTCGTGGAGGGGACCGTGCCGGGGGCCGGCGACGACGAGGTTCGGCGCGCGGACCTGGTGCTGCTGACGGACGTCATCGAGCACGTGCGCGACGACTTCCTGCTCACGTCCTCGGTGCTGGCCCTCATGGCGCCGGGCAGCCACCTGCTCCTGACCGTGCCCGCCCACCCGGACCTGTGGAGCGTCCACGACGTGACCTTCGGCCACTACCGCCGCTACACCGCCGATCGCCTGCGCCTGGTATGGCGCGACCTGCACGTCACCGAGCGCCTGCTCTCGCCCTACAACAGCAGGCTTTTCCCGCTGATCCGGCTCGTGCGGAGGGCGGGCGCCAGGCTGGGGCGCACCACGGGCCGCGAGGGGACCGACCTGCGCATGCCGCCGGCGCCCGCCAACGCGGCGCTCGCTTCGATCTTCGGCGGCGAGGCACGCGCGCTCCTGGCGGCGCTGAGGGAAGGCGGACCCGCCTACCGCGACGGGCTCAGCCTGATCGCGCTCCTGCGCCGCGAGGATGGACCCCTGGAAGCCAGGCGGCGCGGCCCGGACGTGCCCGGCGACGCCCACAACCCGAACCCCACCACCGCATGA
- a CDS encoding thioredoxin domain-containing protein: MTAQNEKFERRHAGWSARGRGAAVPAALAALALVTACDAGQGEETSVPVESSIPLPASTPDASPGMIAGDLAGPVVIEEYADFQCPFCARHHEENHEAIDALIGGGGIRYEYYELAGPAHPQALDATVAARCAGDQGAYAEARHALYSRQEEWSGSLGADTLLRAMVAPLVADPAALDACLDSQRVTVGQILNRNLRRALAEGARSTPTTIVRFGEASQLLPGVVPAETVAAMVEALRSGADDGGDSASAGSVRLEPGT; encoded by the coding sequence GTGACCGCACAAAACGAGAAGTTCGAGCGCCGCCACGCGGGATGGTCCGCCCGGGGCCGCGGGGCGGCCGTGCCAGCCGCGTTGGCGGCGCTGGCTCTGGTGACGGCGTGCGACGCTGGCCAGGGCGAAGAGACGAGCGTCCCCGTCGAGTCGTCCATTCCGCTGCCCGCGTCGACTCCCGACGCGAGCCCCGGCATGATCGCCGGTGACCTGGCTGGGCCGGTCGTCATCGAGGAGTATGCGGACTTCCAGTGCCCCTTCTGCGCGCGCCACCACGAGGAGAACCACGAAGCCATCGACGCGCTGATCGGGGGGGGCGGAATCCGCTACGAGTACTACGAGCTGGCCGGCCCGGCTCACCCGCAGGCGCTGGACGCCACGGTCGCGGCACGCTGTGCGGGCGATCAGGGCGCATACGCCGAGGCGCGGCACGCGCTCTATTCGCGCCAGGAGGAGTGGTCCGGCTCGCTCGGGGCCGACACCCTGCTGCGCGCCATGGTCGCGCCGCTGGTGGCCGACCCGGCGGCGCTGGACGCGTGCCTGGACAGCCAGCGCGTGACGGTGGGGCAGATCCTCAACCGTAACCTGCGCCGCGCGCTGGCGGAGGGGGCGCGCTCCACGCCCACCACGATCGTGCGGTTCGGAGAGGCGTCCCAGTTGCTGCCGGGCGTGGTGCCGGCCGAGACCGTGGCCGCGATGGTAGAAGCTCTGCGCAGCGGAGCCGACGACGGTGGGGACTCGGCGTCGGCTGGATCGGTGCGGCTCGAGCCCGGAACGTAG
- a CDS encoding EAL domain-containing protein, which produces MTRIGHDLAFRALFQRMPEPTWVVSGDGRVVAANEAACALLGRAEQDLVGRPAAALFASASDFERLERELAGEGLVPGREMRLRAGSNGYVQCLVSAATASAQDTAEGYVLTARDVSTQTHRIRKLQHNALHDGLTGLPNRSLFRDRLERAIQRAQRSDEDQFAVLFLDLDRFKVVNDSLGHMVGDEFLVLVAAALKSCLREVDTVARMGGDEFAILLDTVDGVDDAKRVAERIGEVLETPLNLRGHEVFASTSIGVALGQRHYKNPEEVLRDADIAMYRAKSFGPGRYEIFDETMRAEVEELLQTQTDLSRALKEEQLLVHYQPIVTLSTNRLAGFEALLRWQHPSRGLLYPKSFLSLAEETGLIGPIGWWLFEEACRQLGAWRRDYPRDPQLTLSINVAGSQLREPGAAERIRDILASSGLGSGKGITLDVTERAIMGESESLSSTLQTLKTMGLRLSIDDFGTGYSSLGYLHRYPFDTVKIDRSFIRELGRDESDSGLVWSIAALAHNLGMDVIGEGVETPGQLEELRVLRCEYGQGNLFSGPLEGEKASRFLADAAGRSGSEAPTGDPDPEAGGAATAASQGSADPAKRGRWAARFGARGGGRGK; this is translated from the coding sequence GTGACCCGAATTGGCCACGATTTAGCCTTTCGCGCACTGTTTCAGCGCATGCCGGAGCCCACCTGGGTGGTGTCCGGTGATGGCCGAGTTGTGGCCGCGAACGAGGCCGCGTGCGCGCTCCTGGGCCGGGCCGAGCAGGATCTGGTGGGGCGTCCGGCGGCCGCTCTGTTCGCGTCCGCGTCCGATTTCGAGCGGCTGGAGCGGGAGTTGGCCGGCGAGGGCCTGGTCCCGGGTCGCGAAATGCGCCTGCGGGCGGGCTCCAACGGCTACGTGCAGTGCCTGGTCTCGGCGGCGACCGCGTCCGCGCAGGACACGGCCGAGGGCTACGTCCTCACCGCGCGGGACGTTTCCACGCAGACGCACCGCATCCGCAAGCTCCAGCACAACGCGCTGCACGACGGGCTCACCGGCCTGCCGAACCGCAGCCTCTTCCGCGACCGCCTGGAACGCGCGATTCAGAGGGCACAGCGGAGCGACGAGGACCAGTTCGCGGTGCTGTTCCTGGATCTGGACCGGTTCAAGGTCGTCAACGACAGCCTGGGCCACATGGTGGGCGACGAGTTCCTGGTGCTGGTGGCGGCGGCGCTCAAGTCCTGCCTGCGCGAGGTCGACACCGTCGCGCGCATGGGCGGCGACGAGTTCGCCATCCTGCTGGACACCGTGGACGGCGTCGACGACGCCAAGCGCGTTGCCGAACGGATAGGCGAAGTTCTGGAGACGCCGCTCAACCTGCGCGGCCACGAGGTGTTCGCCTCCACGAGCATCGGCGTCGCGCTCGGCCAGCGGCACTACAAGAACCCCGAGGAGGTGCTGCGGGACGCGGACATCGCCATGTACCGCGCCAAGTCCTTCGGACCCGGACGCTACGAGATCTTCGACGAGACCATGCGCGCCGAGGTGGAGGAGCTGCTGCAGACGCAGACCGACCTGTCACGGGCGCTCAAGGAGGAGCAGCTCCTGGTCCACTACCAGCCCATCGTCACGCTGTCCACGAATCGGCTGGCGGGGTTCGAGGCGCTGCTGCGCTGGCAGCACCCCAGCCGTGGCCTCCTGTACCCGAAGTCCTTCCTGTCGCTGGCGGAGGAAACGGGGCTGATCGGGCCTATCGGCTGGTGGCTGTTCGAGGAAGCGTGCAGGCAGCTCGGAGCCTGGCGCCGCGATTATCCGCGCGATCCGCAGCTCACCCTGAGCATCAACGTGGCGGGGTCTCAGTTGCGAGAACCTGGCGCCGCGGAGCGCATCCGGGACATCCTTGCTAGCAGCGGCCTGGGGTCCGGCAAGGGAATCACGCTGGACGTCACCGAGCGCGCGATCATGGGCGAGTCGGAGTCGCTGAGCAGCACGCTGCAGACCTTGAAGACTATGGGGCTGCGGCTGTCGATCGACGATTTCGGCACCGGCTACAGCTCGCTCGGGTACCTGCATCGCTACCCGTTCGACACCGTCAAGATCGATCGCTCCTTCATCAGGGAGCTCGGCCGCGACGAGAGCGACTCGGGACTGGTCTGGTCGATCGCGGCGCTTGCCCACAACTTGGGTATGGACGTGATCGGCGAGGGGGTAGAGACTCCGGGGCAGTTGGAGGAGCTACGGGTGCTCCGGTGCGAGTACGGCCAGGGGAACCTCTTCTCCGGCCCGCTGGAAGGCGAAAAGGCGAGTCGATTCCTCGCCGATGCGGCAGGGCGATCCGGGTCGGAGGCCCCTACCGGGGATCCGGATCCGGAGGCAGGTGGGGCAGCGACCGCCGCGAGTCAGGGGTCCGCGGACCCCGCGAAGCGAGGCCGCTGGGCGGCGAGGTTCGGAGCACGCGGCGGCGGGCGCGGAAAGTAG
- a CDS encoding ATP-binding protein — translation MSLRGKVLLLFATFAVVPLLAIGFFDYFDSVAALSRLIEGENRNLAARLAAELDRGAGRRADEVAVWAQDPAVVGGSAGSAEAALLSLVSANAWVEGAQLRDETGALLLDLPVPQPAALDACVGGHRLLIPLRRGIQGGGELLVYARFEDVFPAEARRMRLGSEGYSVIADRASGELLSHASCEGLQAAAGSRLAGAVREGARGDVRFADRGEGWFGSFAPLVAGDWVVASVLRPTEFTAPYADARLVYLLMVVLITLGTALAFSLLLRRVMGSLTELTRATDQVAGGDLQPWLPIPQNDEVGRLTLAFGDMSARLRELMQEISVARPLAMMAEFAPNLAHEIRNPLSSIRLNLQELDRDVRKGRLPDEIGEPVTICLQEISRLETVVQSVLSMARSDAPAEEPTDVELHRLVLDSTRVLSPELRERGVMLETELSTLGEGILLGRHADLQGALMNLLYNAMEATPQGGTLKVRTSWNSARSPDVLRIHVADQGPGIPPETRERIFQPFYTTKDGGTGLGLSQALRSVREHGGRLYLARRSEMLGGTEFVMELPARPAGAGSARRPPSSPDDAGAPADQVRGNP, via the coding sequence ATGAGCCTTCGTGGCAAGGTCCTGTTGCTCTTCGCGACGTTCGCGGTCGTCCCCCTGCTGGCCATCGGGTTCTTCGACTACTTCGATTCGGTCGCCGCGCTTTCTCGCCTGATCGAGGGCGAGAACCGAAACCTCGCGGCCCGGTTGGCCGCGGAGCTGGACCGCGGCGCCGGGCGCCGCGCCGACGAGGTGGCCGTGTGGGCCCAGGATCCCGCTGTCGTAGGCGGCAGCGCCGGGTCCGCCGAAGCCGCGCTGCTCTCGCTCGTCTCCGCCAACGCCTGGGTGGAAGGCGCTCAGTTGCGCGACGAGACGGGCGCCCTGCTGCTCGATCTACCCGTACCGCAGCCCGCCGCGCTAGACGCGTGCGTGGGCGGGCACCGACTGCTGATTCCGCTGCGCCGAGGGATCCAGGGCGGCGGCGAGCTCCTCGTCTACGCGCGCTTCGAGGACGTTTTCCCCGCCGAAGCGCGCCGCATGCGGCTGGGGTCGGAGGGCTACTCGGTGATCGCCGACCGCGCCTCCGGAGAGCTGCTCAGCCACGCTAGTTGCGAAGGGCTTCAGGCGGCCGCCGGCTCCAGGCTCGCGGGAGCGGTGCGGGAGGGCGCCCGCGGGGACGTCCGCTTCGCGGATCGCGGCGAGGGCTGGTTCGGGTCGTTCGCGCCGTTGGTGGCGGGCGACTGGGTGGTCGCGAGCGTGCTCAGGCCCACCGAGTTCACCGCGCCCTACGCGGACGCCCGTCTGGTTTACCTGCTCATGGTGGTGCTGATCACGTTGGGGACGGCGCTGGCCTTCAGCCTGCTCTTGCGCAGGGTCATGGGCTCTCTGACCGAGCTGACCCGCGCAACCGACCAGGTGGCCGGTGGAGACCTACAGCCGTGGCTGCCCATCCCGCAGAACGACGAGGTGGGTAGGCTGACGCTAGCCTTCGGCGACATGAGCGCGCGCCTGCGCGAGCTGATGCAGGAGATCTCGGTGGCGCGGCCGCTCGCCATGATGGCCGAATTCGCGCCCAACCTGGCGCACGAAATCCGCAATCCGCTGAGCTCCATCCGGCTGAATCTCCAGGAGCTTGACCGCGACGTCCGCAAGGGGCGTCTGCCGGACGAGATCGGCGAGCCGGTCACGATCTGCCTGCAGGAAATCAGTCGCCTGGAGACGGTGGTCCAGTCCGTGCTGTCGATGGCGCGGTCGGACGCCCCCGCCGAGGAGCCGACGGACGTGGAGCTGCACCGGCTGGTGCTCGATTCGACGAGGGTGCTCAGTCCCGAGCTGCGCGAACGAGGGGTGATGCTGGAGACAGAGTTGTCCACGTTGGGCGAAGGTATCCTCCTCGGCCGCCACGCCGACCTGCAGGGCGCGCTGATGAACCTGCTCTACAACGCCATGGAGGCCACGCCCCAGGGCGGTACGCTGAAGGTGAGGACGTCGTGGAATTCCGCGAGGAGTCCGGATGTGCTGCGGATCCACGTCGCCGACCAGGGGCCGGGCATCCCTCCCGAAACGCGCGAGCGCATCTTTCAGCCGTTCTACACGACCAAGGACGGCGGCACGGGCCTGGGGCTCTCGCAGGCGCTGAGGTCGGTGCGAGAGCACGGCGGCCGGCTCTACCTGGCCCGCCGTTCGGAAATGCTGGGCGGAACGGAGTTCGTGATGGAACTCCCCGCGCGACCCGCCGGGGCCGGGTCGGCTCGCCGCCCCCCAAGCTCCCCGGACGACGCGGGAGCGCCGGCAGACCAGGTGCGAGGAAATCCATGA
- a CDS encoding glycosyltransferase, protein MSAPSGRTTLVIPCFNEADRLPVADYRAFLVGAEAVDFLFVDDGSTDRTFEILQQMSDSGGDRVRAVRLPRNRGKAEAVRTGILAALEGGPRYVGFWDADLATPLESALEFRETLEQNDALDWVLGSRVRLLGRRIDRKIHRHYVGRAMATMFSAWLHLPVYDTQCGAKLFRASDELREIFRAPFVTGWLFDVELLARLIGVRGDVADVRRSVIEYPLPRWIDVKGSKLGLRSVLPVLRDLLRLRIAYRGSIGRGVGRRLPPTR, encoded by the coding sequence ATGAGCGCACCCAGCGGACGCACTACCCTGGTCATTCCGTGTTTCAACGAGGCGGACCGGCTACCCGTGGCCGACTACCGGGCGTTTCTGGTGGGCGCCGAAGCGGTGGACTTCCTGTTCGTCGACGACGGCAGCACGGACCGGACCTTCGAGATTCTCCAGCAGATGTCCGACAGCGGGGGCGACCGCGTCCGCGCCGTGCGCCTTCCGCGCAACCGCGGCAAGGCGGAAGCGGTGCGCACTGGTATCCTGGCGGCGCTGGAGGGCGGGCCCCGCTACGTGGGCTTCTGGGACGCGGACCTGGCCACCCCCCTGGAGTCGGCGCTGGAGTTCCGCGAAACGCTGGAGCAGAACGACGCGCTGGACTGGGTGCTGGGGAGTCGCGTGCGGCTGCTCGGCCGACGCATCGACCGCAAGATCCACCGCCACTACGTGGGTCGAGCCATGGCGACCATGTTCTCCGCCTGGCTGCACCTGCCGGTGTACGACACGCAGTGCGGCGCCAAGCTCTTCAGGGCATCCGACGAGCTGCGCGAGATCTTCCGGGCTCCCTTCGTCACCGGCTGGCTGTTCGACGTCGAGCTTCTGGCCCGCCTGATCGGCGTCCGCGGGGACGTCGCCGACGTCCGCCGCAGCGTGATCGAGTATCCGCTGCCGCGCTGGATCGACGTGAAGGGATCCAAGCTGGGCCTTCGCTCGGTGCTGCCGGTGCTGCGAGACCTGTTGCGACTCAGGATCGCCTACCGCGGCTCGATCGGGCGCGGCGTCGGCCGCCGCCTTCCCCCTACTCGGTAA